One region of Lentimicrobium sp. L6 genomic DNA includes:
- the kdsB gene encoding 3-deoxy-manno-octulosonate cytidylyltransferase, whose protein sequence is MKILGVIPARYASTRFPGKPLALIYGKSMIRRVYEQAASCKALNKVIVATDDQRIFEHVKSWGGEVMMTAENHQSGTDRCNEVLSHQEDNFDVVVNIQGDEPYIEPSQIEKVTESFANRETQISSLAKKIEDIGELFNANSVKVVIGENQKALYFSRAAIPFLRGVEKEEYLDFYEFYKHIGLYAYRTETLKEICKLPQAPLEIAESLEQLRWLSAGYEISMNLTDIEGLSVDTPEDLSKLTNKS, encoded by the coding sequence ATGAAGATACTAGGTGTTATTCCTGCTCGCTATGCCAGTACACGATTTCCTGGAAAACCATTAGCCTTAATCTATGGCAAATCGATGATTAGGAGAGTCTACGAGCAAGCTGCAAGCTGTAAAGCCCTGAACAAAGTTATCGTTGCTACTGACGATCAAAGAATCTTCGAGCATGTTAAATCATGGGGAGGGGAGGTCATGATGACTGCAGAAAACCATCAGAGCGGAACCGACCGTTGTAATGAAGTTTTGAGTCACCAAGAAGATAATTTTGATGTAGTGGTAAATATTCAAGGTGACGAACCTTATATTGAGCCATCTCAGATAGAGAAAGTTACGGAAAGCTTTGCCAATCGCGAAACACAAATAAGTTCATTAGCTAAAAAAATTGAGGATATTGGGGAACTTTTCAACGCCAATTCCGTTAAAGTGGTCATTGGTGAGAATCAGAAAGCGCTATATTTTAGCAGAGCTGCGATTCCATTTTTAAGAGGTGTTGAAAAAGAGGAATATCTAGATTTTTACGAATTTTATAAGCACATTGGATTATACGCTTATAGGACGGAGACATTAAAAGAAATTTGCAAACTTCCACAAGCTCCTTTAGAAATTGCAGAATCACTAGAGCAACTTAGATGGCTTTCGGCAGGATATGAAATCTCTATGAACCTCACCGATATTGAAGGCCTATCTGTTGATACGCCTGAGGATTTATCAAAACTTACAAACAAGTCTTGA
- a CDS encoding toxin-antitoxin system YwqK family antitoxin translates to MQVKLLKYIFFGFILIMGNQVLFSQQNQIDEMGRKQGKWVKYKDGVKFYEGQFEDDQPLGEFLRYYKSGRLQSKSLYSQNGSHCLVEMFYDDRKKTPKAKGLYIDQVKDSLWLLYNSDGVLVNEEYYTKGQGNGLWKLYNYVGALMKETSYVNGKIHGEQIEYFEEGTLQRKMTFTEDVLHGVFEVYYPENKIRVAGVFKEGMQIGEWTYYDVDGSVLYIEYYEDGSLIKRLDSDGKPVEVVQVIDTIDMGVTPEELMEMK, encoded by the coding sequence ATGCAAGTGAAACTTCTGAAATACATATTCTTTGGATTTATCCTAATAATGGGAAATCAGGTTCTCTTTTCTCAACAAAACCAGATCGATGAGATGGGAAGAAAGCAAGGAAAATGGGTAAAGTATAAAGATGGTGTTAAGTTTTATGAGGGGCAGTTTGAGGATGATCAACCTTTGGGTGAATTTCTACGCTATTATAAAAGTGGAAGATTGCAATCCAAGTCTTTGTATTCCCAAAATGGGTCTCATTGTTTGGTAGAGATGTTTTATGATGATAGAAAAAAGACTCCAAAAGCTAAAGGTTTATATATTGATCAAGTTAAGGACAGTTTGTGGCTTTTGTATAATAGCGATGGTGTATTGGTAAATGAGGAATACTATACAAAAGGGCAAGGGAATGGACTTTGGAAACTATATAATTATGTAGGAGCCCTTATGAAAGAAACCTCTTATGTGAATGGAAAAATTCATGGGGAACAAATTGAATATTTTGAGGAGGGTACTTTACAAAGAAAGATGACTTTTACTGAGGATGTACTCCATGGTGTCTTTGAAGTGTACTACCCTGAGAATAAAATACGTGTGGCAGGTGTATTTAAAGAAGGTATGCAAATAGGAGAATGGACATATTACGATGTGGATGGTTCCGTCTTATATATTGAGTACTACGAGGACGGTTCACTTATAAAGAGGTTGGATTCTGATGGAAAGCCAGTGGAAGTTGTACAAGTGATAGATACTATTGATATGGGTGTCACTCCTGAGGAATTGATGGAGATGAAGTAA
- a CDS encoding deoxynucleoside kinase, which produces MHLAIAGNIGSGKTTLTRLLAKQMKWKPYYESVDDNPYLDSFYDDMKRWSFNLQVYFLNSRFRQVVEIRESNKTIIQDRTIYEDAYIFAPNLHQMNLMTTRDFDNYISLFELMSSFIEAPDLLIYLRASVSTLVSQIASRGRDYEESIRIDYLKKLNERYEEWITNYTHGKLLIIDVDNIDFANNPEDLGMIIEKISGEIHGLF; this is translated from the coding sequence TAGCTATTGCAGGAAATATTGGTTCAGGAAAAACAACACTCACCAGATTGTTGGCCAAGCAGATGAAGTGGAAACCTTATTATGAAAGCGTTGACGACAATCCATATTTGGATAGTTTTTATGACGATATGAAACGTTGGTCTTTCAATCTTCAGGTGTACTTCTTAAATAGTAGATTCCGTCAGGTGGTTGAAATAAGAGAAAGTAACAAAACTATCATTCAAGATAGAACCATTTATGAGGATGCTTATATATTTGCTCCCAACTTACATCAAATGAATCTGATGACCACTCGTGATTTTGATAATTACATTTCATTATTCGAGTTGATGAGTTCATTTATTGAAGCACCAGATCTATTGATTTATTTAAGGGCCAGTGTATCTACTTTGGTGAGCCAAATTGCTTCTAGAGGAAGAGATTACGAGGAGTCTATTCGTATTGATTACCTCAAGAAGCTTAACGAGCGTTACGAAGAATGGATTACTAATTATACCCACGGTAAATTATTAATCATTGATGTTGATAATATCGACTTCGCTAATAATCCTGAAGATTTAGGGATGATCATCGAAAAGATTAGTGGTGAAATTCACGGTTTATTCTAG
- a CDS encoding hotdog domain-containing protein: protein MNYLYGAKEGEKVLVKAKVVRIGKKIANIECKVMNEEGDIISTATSNLVVTSIKINSAIPE from the coding sequence GTGAATTATCTTTATGGTGCCAAAGAGGGTGAAAAAGTATTGGTTAAAGCAAAAGTGGTAAGAATTGGTAAAAAGATAGCCAACATTGAATGTAAGGTGATGAATGAGGAGGGTGATATTATTAGTACAGCCACCAGTAACTTGGTGGTAACTAGTATAAAGATTAATAGTGCTATTCCTGAATAG
- a CDS encoding acetyl-CoA carboxylase biotin carboxyl carrier protein subunit — protein sequence MSKDDKSKETQYSEFNVDNSIYITEVPESYKNRKPYIPENVKELPAAIPGTIFEIFVEEGQTIEIGQDLLILEAMKMKNQITSFIGGEIKKIHCKPGDIVRKGQLLIEFK from the coding sequence ATGAGTAAAGATGATAAGTCAAAGGAAACTCAGTATAGCGAGTTTAATGTAGATAACTCTATATATATTACTGAAGTACCCGAAAGCTACAAGAACAGAAAGCCCTACATACCAGAAAATGTAAAGGAACTTCCTGCAGCTATTCCTGGTACTATCTTCGAGATTTTTGTAGAAGAAGGACAGACCATTGAAATTGGCCAAGATTTATTAATTCTGGAAGCCATGAAGATGAAAAATCAGATCACTAGTTTTATTGGTGGAGAGATTAAAAAAATCCATTGTAAACCTGGTGATATTGTCAGAAAAGGACAATTACTGATAGAGTTTAAATAA
- a CDS encoding SPOR domain-containing protein → MMDLAAHIGNLVRENEMVIIPGLGAFLTNSYSSKVHAISYKVTPPGRHIAFNSKINDNDGFLAHSLVKKNQYNYKEALQLIETFADFCQTEIQDGGKISFENLGLLSMNRNGHIEFSPDLSVNYDDSYFGLPDIMAQPILRNRNHQPVITLHPEAKKKIKNSAPIIRRIAAIALPLMILSVLAWFIKEPIGNYFQQSASIISIETDSSVPADSETKTEEAKQDNTADISKERVAIKIIEEAVLAEPEMIVNEQTQNIKGSFHIICGAFGEKKFADKLLSELETEGFEAYIAGQNKNGLYRISAANFSNRKKAVEQLKWFQANKNKSAWLLNEEF, encoded by the coding sequence ATGATGGATTTAGCTGCACATATTGGCAATTTAGTTAGAGAGAATGAAATGGTGATTATCCCAGGTTTGGGTGCTTTTCTAACCAACTCCTACTCTTCTAAAGTACACGCTATTTCTTATAAAGTGACTCCTCCAGGCCGTCATATTGCATTCAATTCTAAAATTAATGACAACGATGGTTTCTTGGCACATAGTTTAGTTAAGAAAAACCAATATAATTATAAGGAAGCGCTACAATTAATTGAAACTTTCGCTGATTTTTGCCAAACCGAGATTCAAGATGGAGGAAAGATTTCTTTTGAAAACTTAGGTCTTCTATCCATGAACCGAAATGGTCATATTGAATTTTCTCCTGATTTAAGTGTGAATTACGATGATTCTTATTTTGGCTTGCCTGATATAATGGCTCAACCTATTTTAAGAAATAGAAATCACCAGCCTGTTATTACACTGCATCCCGAAGCCAAAAAGAAAATTAAGAACAGCGCTCCTATTATTAGGCGCATTGCAGCCATCGCTCTTCCTTTGATGATACTGAGTGTTTTAGCATGGTTCATTAAAGAACCCATTGGAAATTACTTTCAACAATCAGCGAGTATCATAAGTATCGAAACTGATAGCTCAGTTCCTGCTGATTCAGAAACAAAAACGGAGGAGGCCAAACAAGATAATACTGCTGACATTTCTAAAGAACGCGTAGCGATTAAAATCATCGAAGAAGCAGTGCTAGCTGAACCCGAAATGATAGTTAACGAGCAGACCCAAAACATTAAAGGATCTTTCCATATCATCTGCGGTGCATTTGGCGAAAAGAAATTTGCGGATAAGCTTTTATCTGAACTAGAAACAGAAGGTTTTGAAGCTTATATTGCCGGACAAAATAAAAATGGTCTATACAGAATTAGCGCTGCAAATTTTAGCAATCGTAAAAAAGCAGTAGAGCAACTTAAATGGTTCCAAGCCAACAAAAACAAAAGTGCCTGGTTGTTGAATGAGGAGTTTTAA
- a CDS encoding PaaI family thioesterase translates to MTKNPILSYLKQHVNKPITKSMSPSALWLKGFLVNVEEGFAEIEYTVRKEMTNPLGTLQGGVMAALIDDTMGMALFTLSQKKLVYYNQPECELSLWCQRG, encoded by the coding sequence ATGACAAAGAATCCAATATTATCTTATCTGAAACAGCATGTCAATAAACCTATAACTAAAAGCATGTCTCCATCGGCCTTGTGGCTGAAAGGCTTTTTAGTGAACGTAGAAGAAGGTTTTGCTGAAATTGAATACACGGTAAGAAAAGAAATGACTAATCCATTAGGCACACTGCAAGGCGGTGTAATGGCTGCGTTGATAGATGATACCATGGGTATGGCCCTTTTTACCTTGTCGCAAAAAAAACTTGTTTACTACAACCAACCTGAATGTGAATTATCTTTATGGTGCCAAAGAGGGTGA
- a CDS encoding sigma-54-dependent Fis family transcriptional regulator, which yields MELQTIKQRFGIIGTSPLLDRAINIASQVAPTDLSVLITGESGVGKEVFPKIIHQLSSRKHGHYIAVNCGAIPEGTIDSELFGHEKGAFTGASDSRKGYFEVADGGTIFLDEVAELPVSTQVRLLRVLETGEFMKVGSSKVHKTNVRVIAATNVDIPKAISNGKFRQDLFYRLNSVPIAVPSLRERKDDIYLLFRKFSSDFSEKYRMPIVRLNEDAQELLKKYRWEGNIRQLKNVTEQISTIETDRLVDAMTITKYLPQSYSKELPVLYSKKEDEKLSERDLLYKVLFDMKKDISELKKTMVEIIQGGNSISKEESNQLLKKIDQDYNIILSPQRDESNSKDSRSYQEDLHEQVFETLDQKAEVIEESLSIQKKEEDLIRRALSKHHGKRKNAAHDLGISERTLYRKIKEYDINS from the coding sequence ATGGAGTTACAAACCATCAAACAAAGATTTGGTATCATCGGAACATCCCCTCTTCTTGACAGGGCGATTAATATTGCTTCACAAGTAGCCCCAACCGATTTATCCGTGCTCATCACAGGAGAAAGCGGAGTAGGAAAAGAAGTCTTTCCAAAAATCATTCACCAATTGAGTTCACGCAAACATGGTCATTATATTGCCGTCAACTGCGGAGCTATTCCCGAAGGAACCATAGACAGCGAGCTATTTGGCCACGAAAAAGGCGCCTTTACTGGAGCTAGTGATTCCAGAAAAGGATATTTCGAAGTAGCTGATGGAGGAACCATTTTCCTTGACGAAGTGGCAGAACTGCCTGTTTCCACTCAGGTTCGCTTGTTAAGAGTTTTAGAAACCGGGGAGTTTATGAAGGTGGGAAGCAGTAAAGTGCACAAAACCAATGTGAGAGTAATTGCAGCAACAAATGTGGATATTCCAAAAGCCATCAGTAATGGGAAGTTCCGTCAAGACTTATTCTATCGACTAAATTCGGTCCCCATAGCAGTTCCAAGTTTAAGAGAGCGTAAAGACGACATCTATCTGTTATTTAGAAAATTCTCTTCCGACTTTTCTGAAAAATACAGAATGCCAATAGTTCGTCTAAATGAAGATGCACAAGAATTATTGAAAAAATACCGCTGGGAAGGAAATATTCGTCAATTAAAAAATGTTACTGAACAAATCAGTACCATCGAAACGGATAGGCTAGTTGATGCCATGACCATTACCAAATATCTCCCTCAGTCTTACTCCAAGGAATTACCCGTGCTCTATTCTAAGAAAGAAGATGAAAAATTATCGGAAAGAGATCTACTTTACAAGGTGCTTTTTGATATGAAAAAGGACATCTCAGAATTAAAAAAGACAATGGTAGAGATTATTCAAGGTGGCAATTCTATTTCAAAGGAAGAAAGTAATCAGCTTCTTAAAAAGATAGATCAGGATTATAATATCATTCTTAGCCCACAGCGTGACGAATCTAATAGTAAAGATTCTAGATCCTACCAAGAAGATCTTCACGAACAAGTATTTGAAACTTTAGATCAAAAGGCTGAGGTTATAGAAGAATCACTGTCTATTCAGAAAAAAGAGGAAGATCTTATTAGAAGAGCCTTGTCGAAACACCATGGGAAAAGAAAAAATGCCGCTCATGATTTGGGAATCAGTGAGCGTACTTTATACAGAAAAATAAAAGAATACGACATTAACTCATGA
- a CDS encoding LptE family protein — MTKKIIGKTSVIVLLFTLMVGISSCVSYSFTGASIPPEAKTISIQYIDNQASFVVPTLSESLTTEIKDRFSSQTSLVLVRNNGDLQIEGFITDYSTSPQAVTSNEQAALNRLNISVKIKFTNLIEPDKNYETTFSRYNDYPSSQDLNSVQDAQIEIINEMLVDDIFNKAVVNW, encoded by the coding sequence ATGACCAAAAAAATCATAGGGAAAACTAGTGTTATAGTTTTGTTATTTACATTGATGGTGGGAATCTCATCATGTGTGAGTTATAGTTTTACTGGAGCTTCGATTCCACCAGAAGCAAAAACCATTAGCATTCAATATATCGACAATCAAGCCAGCTTTGTTGTTCCAACCTTAAGCGAATCTTTAACAACAGAAATTAAGGATCGCTTTTCGAGTCAAACAAGCTTAGTATTAGTTAGAAATAATGGCGACCTGCAAATAGAAGGCTTTATAACAGACTATTCCACTTCTCCGCAAGCGGTAACAAGTAATGAGCAAGCGGCTTTAAACAGGCTCAATATTTCGGTAAAGATAAAATTCACCAACCTGATTGAGCCTGATAAAAACTACGAAACCACTTTCAGCAGATATAATGACTACCCATCCTCTCAGGATTTAAATTCTGTTCAGGATGCACAAATAGAAATCATTAATGAAATGTTGGTAGATGATATTTTTAATAAAGCCGTTGTAAATTGGTAA
- a CDS encoding acyl-CoA carboxylase subunit beta yields MSIKQKSLDLRERMKNALSGGGSKAIEKQKAVGKLTARERIVAILDPKSFHEYDLFVEHAAKDFDMDKKYLAGDGVITGTGTLGAHPVCIYAQDFTVAGGSLGYMHAKKITKIMDHAMKMKVPIIGINDSGGARIQEGVNSLAGYGEIFFRNTQASGVIPQISVILGPCAGGAVYSPALTDFVFVVDKISKMFITGPEVIKTVLGEEISMEALGGAYVHAAKTGNAHFYAESEQECFGQIKQLCTYIPWNNTKKPDRFPKKPPRTRTYKLDEIMPTDPKMPYDVRDVVKAICDNSEFFEIQEHFAKNIVIGFTRIDGETIGIVGNQPAFLAGVLDVDSSDKAARFIRYCDAFNIPLLTLVDLPGYLPGVDQEHAGVIRHGAKILYAYSEATVPKLTVIMRKAYGGGYIAMCSHHLRADFVFAWPMAEIAVMGPEGAANIIFRNEIKNAEDPEKVRLQKVEEYKQKFANPYVAAAYGYVDAVIEPEETRKMIVHALEISSSKDVQTPKKKHGVPPF; encoded by the coding sequence ATGTCTATTAAACAGAAGTCTTTAGATTTAAGAGAGAGAATGAAAAACGCCTTGTCTGGTGGGGGATCCAAGGCTATTGAAAAACAAAAAGCCGTAGGTAAATTAACTGCCCGTGAGCGTATTGTTGCCATTCTCGATCCAAAATCCTTCCATGAATATGATCTATTTGTAGAACATGCTGCAAAAGATTTTGACATGGATAAAAAATACCTCGCTGGTGATGGAGTAATCACTGGAACAGGTACACTAGGAGCTCATCCTGTATGTATTTACGCACAGGATTTCACCGTTGCTGGTGGTTCTTTGGGGTATATGCACGCAAAGAAAATCACTAAAATCATGGACCATGCCATGAAAATGAAGGTGCCAATCATTGGAATCAACGATTCTGGTGGAGCACGTATTCAAGAAGGGGTTAACTCCTTGGCTGGTTATGGTGAAATATTTTTTAGAAATACTCAAGCATCTGGGGTTATCCCTCAGATATCTGTTATTTTAGGACCCTGCGCCGGTGGCGCTGTTTATAGTCCTGCTTTAACCGATTTTGTATTCGTAGTAGACAAGATATCCAAAATGTTTATTACAGGTCCTGAAGTGATTAAAACAGTGCTTGGTGAGGAAATTAGTATGGAAGCCCTTGGTGGTGCATATGTACATGCTGCCAAAACAGGAAACGCTCATTTCTATGCAGAAAGTGAGCAAGAGTGTTTTGGACAAATTAAGCAATTATGTACTTACATCCCTTGGAATAATACCAAAAAGCCCGATCGCTTTCCTAAAAAGCCACCAAGAACAAGAACATATAAGTTGGATGAAATTATGCCAACAGATCCGAAAATGCCATATGATGTAAGAGATGTAGTGAAGGCGATTTGTGACAACTCTGAGTTCTTTGAGATCCAAGAGCATTTTGCAAAAAACATTGTTATTGGCTTCACTCGTATTGATGGAGAAACTATTGGTATCGTAGGGAACCAGCCAGCCTTTTTAGCCGGGGTTCTTGATGTAGACTCTTCTGATAAAGCCGCCCGTTTTATCCGTTATTGTGATGCATTTAATATTCCACTATTAACACTGGTTGACCTTCCTGGTTACTTACCTGGAGTAGATCAAGAGCATGCTGGTGTTATTCGTCATGGTGCTAAAATTCTTTATGCTTATTCTGAAGCTACAGTTCCCAAACTGACTGTAATAATGAGAAAAGCTTATGGAGGAGGATATATCGCCATGTGCAGTCATCACTTAAGAGCTGACTTCGTATTTGCTTGGCCAATGGCAGAGATTGCTGTTATGGGACCTGAAGGTGCTGCAAATATTATTTTCAGAAATGAAATTAAAAATGCTGAAGATCCTGAAAAAGTAAGATTACAGAAAGTGGAAGAGTACAAACAGAAGTTTGCTAATCCATACGTAGCAGCAGCCTATGGTTATGTTGATGCGGTAATTGAGCCAGAAGAAACTAGAAAAATGATTGTTCATGCTCTTGAAATTAGTTCTTCGAAAGATGTTCAGACTCCTAAAAAGAAACATGGTGTTCCACCATTCTAA
- the recR gene encoding recombination mediator RecR: MDFHFSSYLLEDAVNELSKLPGVGKRSAMRLALHLLKQEKTHVKRLGESLIKMREEMRFCNKCHNISEKEICNICSNPKRDPSIVCIVEDIRDVLAIENTGQFTGLYHVLGGLISPMDGISPSDLEIRSFLTRIKEENIEEVIFALAATVEGDTTNFYIFKQLKESKTKVSSLARGVAIGDEIEFADEVTLGRSIIQRLPYTGV, encoded by the coding sequence ATGGATTTTCATTTCTCATCATATCTATTAGAAGACGCCGTAAACGAACTTTCCAAACTACCTGGCGTAGGAAAGAGAAGCGCCATGCGTCTGGCACTACATCTTTTAAAACAAGAAAAAACTCATGTTAAGCGACTCGGCGAAAGTTTAATTAAAATGCGTGAAGAGATGCGATTTTGCAATAAATGTCATAATATTTCCGAAAAAGAAATTTGCAATATCTGTTCTAATCCCAAAAGAGACCCCTCAATAGTTTGTATTGTAGAAGACATAAGAGATGTTTTGGCTATAGAAAACACCGGACAATTTACCGGATTATACCATGTTTTGGGTGGATTAATAAGCCCAATGGACGGAATTTCGCCTTCCGACCTCGAAATCCGATCATTTTTAACACGAATTAAAGAAGAAAATATTGAGGAAGTTATTTTTGCTTTAGCAGCGACAGTTGAAGGAGACACGACCAATTTTTACATTTTTAAGCAACTTAAAGAAAGCAAAACAAAAGTGAGTTCATTGGCTAGAGGTGTTGCTATTGGTGATGAAATAGAGTTCGCCGATGAGGTTACATTAGGAAGATCCATCATTCAAAGGCTACCTTACACAGGGGTATAA
- a CDS encoding long-chain fatty acid--CoA ligase: MKEIKRTFDILSYNEIHQPLDKALSIKRNDQWESYTIQEYRKNVDLISYGFIEMGFSKGDKIATVINNCPEWNFIDFGMSQLGLVHVGIYPTISEIEYLHILKHSEAKILIVSSKEIYTKLLPVIYQADSIQEVYSIEDIAGVKSLNDIVSLGEKNQEKYKLELVERKASVLPDDLLTLIYTSGTTGLSKGVMLTHKNVVSNVVLGLEFTQPLKYKERAFSFLPMSHVLERCGIYLWQYKGLEIYYAGSIESIVPDMQEVQPHTFISVPRIFEKIYDKIINTGRGLSFVKKMIFFWAVRVGDQYQPNPEDRSAFYNFKLKIADKLVLNKWRAALGGNVKGIVSGGAALQPRLARAFWAAGIKVQEGYGLTETSPIATANGFESPNVLFGSVGYINDSVQVKIAEDGEILLKGDNVMVGYYKEPELTAEALKDGWFHTGDIGKIEGRFLYITDRKKEIFKLSGGKYVAPQAVENVFKESNFIEQLMVIGENQKFTAALIVPDFNFLHNWCTIHVVEFRDNEELIKNPIIVARIQREVDKYNAQLDHIAKIKTFRIVADEWTPDTGMLSPTLKLKRKKVVAKYEEEINSIYQS, from the coding sequence ATGAAGGAAATCAAAAGAACATTCGATATTTTAAGCTATAACGAGATACATCAACCTCTCGACAAAGCACTGTCTATTAAGCGTAATGATCAGTGGGAATCTTATACTATTCAAGAATACAGAAAAAATGTAGATTTAATTAGTTATGGATTTATTGAGATGGGCTTCTCAAAGGGTGATAAAATTGCTACAGTCATTAATAATTGTCCAGAATGGAACTTTATCGATTTTGGGATGTCACAATTGGGACTGGTTCATGTTGGCATTTACCCTACCATTAGTGAAATAGAATATCTTCATATTCTAAAACACTCCGAGGCTAAAATTTTAATTGTCTCTTCCAAAGAAATTTACACCAAACTATTGCCTGTAATTTATCAGGCAGATAGCATTCAAGAGGTATATAGTATTGAGGATATTGCTGGTGTAAAAAGTCTTAATGATATTGTTTCTTTAGGGGAGAAGAATCAAGAGAAGTACAAGTTGGAATTAGTAGAAAGAAAAGCTTCTGTTTTGCCAGATGATTTATTGACATTAATATATACCTCAGGAACAACTGGTTTGTCAAAAGGAGTTATGCTTACCCATAAAAATGTGGTGAGTAATGTTGTTTTAGGCCTAGAATTCACTCAACCTTTGAAATATAAAGAAAGAGCATTTAGTTTCTTACCGATGTCACATGTTTTAGAAAGATGTGGGATTTACCTGTGGCAATATAAGGGTTTAGAGATTTATTATGCAGGAAGCATCGAGTCTATCGTTCCTGATATGCAAGAAGTACAGCCTCATACTTTTATTTCGGTTCCTCGTATTTTCGAAAAAATATATGACAAGATTATAAATACAGGTAGAGGGTTGAGTTTTGTAAAAAAGATGATTTTCTTTTGGGCAGTAAGAGTAGGGGATCAGTATCAGCCAAATCCTGAAGATCGTTCTGCTTTTTATAATTTTAAGTTAAAGATCGCTGATAAGTTGGTTTTGAATAAATGGAGAGCAGCCTTAGGTGGAAATGTAAAAGGAATTGTTTCTGGAGGAGCTGCTCTACAACCACGATTGGCCAGAGCTTTTTGGGCAGCCGGAATTAAGGTGCAAGAAGGTTATGGTTTAACTGAAACTTCTCCCATAGCTACCGCAAATGGTTTTGAGTCTCCAAATGTATTATTTGGTTCTGTGGGTTATATTAATGATAGCGTTCAGGTGAAGATAGCTGAAGATGGTGAAATCTTGCTCAAGGGTGATAATGTGATGGTTGGCTATTATAAGGAGCCAGAACTAACTGCAGAAGCCTTAAAAGATGGCTGGTTTCATACGGGCGATATCGGGAAAATAGAAGGTCGTTTTCTTTATATCACCGATAGGAAAAAAGAAATTTTCAAATTATCGGGTGGTAAATATGTGGCTCCTCAAGCTGTTGAGAATGTATTTAAAGAATCGAATTTTATTGAGCAATTAATGGTGATTGGTGAAAACCAGAAATTCACAGCAGCTCTGATAGTACCCGATTTTAACTTCCTTCATAACTGGTGTACTATACATGTGGTGGAGTTTAGAGATAATGAGGAGCTTATTAAAAATCCTATTATTGTTGCTCGTATTCAAAGAGAAGTAGATAAATATAATGCGCAGCTCGACCATATTGCCAAAATTAAAACATTCAGAATTGTGGCTGATGAATGGACGCCAGATACGGGAATGCTTTCTCCAACATTAAAATTGAAAAGAAAGAAGGTAGTCGCTAAATATGAAGAGGAAATAAATAGTATATATCAATCATAA
- the secG gene encoding preprotein translocase subunit SecG has protein sequence MGAYIIVSVLILITCILLMLVVLVQNSKGGGLASNFAGNNQYLGVRKTADFLEKSTWTLALVLLVLSLFSIFVIPRSVNNGDIIDTELREQIENAQPIPSNMVPPTENAE, from the coding sequence ATGGGTGCGTATATAATTGTATCAGTTTTAATTTTAATCACTTGTATCTTATTAATGTTAGTAGTTTTGGTTCAAAACTCTAAGGGTGGTGGATTAGCTTCCAACTTTGCTGGAAACAATCAGTATTTAGGAGTAAGAAAAACTGCTGATTTCTTAGAGAAATCAACATGGACTCTAGCTTTAGTTCTATTAGTATTGAGTTTATTCTCTATTTTCGTTATTCCAAGATCAGTAAACAATGGTGATATTATCGATACTGAACTTAGGGAACAAATTGAAAATGCTCAGCCAATTCCATCAAATATGGTTCCTCCAACGGAGAATGCTGAATAG